One genomic region from Balaenoptera acutorostrata chromosome 1, mBalAcu1.1, whole genome shotgun sequence encodes:
- the LOC103006696 gene encoding cytochrome b-c1 complex subunit 6, mitochondrial isoform X3 encodes MGDPILPFLAAVWLCQLAFCTDPLTTVREQCEQLEKCVKAREQLELCDERVSSRSQTEDCTEELFDFLHARDHCVAHKLFNSLK; translated from the exons ATGGGAGACCCCATTCTGCCATTTCTGGCGGCAGTGTGGCTCTGCCAGCTGGCCTTCTGCACG GATCCCCTAACAACAGTGAGAGAGCAATGCGAGCAGCTGGAGAAATGTGTAAAGGCTCGGGAGCAGCTAGAGCTCTGTGATGAGCGTGTATCCTCCAGGTCACAGACAGAGGATTGCACAGAGGAGCTCTTTGACTTCTTGCATGCAAGGGACCACTGC GTGGCCCACAAACTCTTTAACAGCTTGAAGTAA